One region of Bartonella alsatica genomic DNA includes:
- a CDS encoding porin produces MNIKSLFLSSTAALLAISGAHAASTATAEPEPVEHIRVCNAYGKGYFYIPGTETCMRLSGNVRADFLSGDNINAITDAQLANQKKTYGASARLTLVFQAASETELGTLRSYARIYSNWGNGEDNAGAKLSAAYIELGGFRVGLDDTIFNSWTGGYGNVINDDSIAPAGTTRTNFISYTFSGDTGLSAIIGAELGNASGPDLEKNQFFYIDKNNKITSVPQDSLPSKGIKNYTPNLVFGIKFMQKWGGFSTVAAYDAYYKKWAGKVRVDFNVNDHFNLWVMAGYKNNVDYYTVAANNTLSRQNTTIYANWGGKWAAWAGATYKLTPKANLNAQVSYSAVKTFATSVNIAYTLIPGFVITPELTYISWNDDRTFRNATNDNTYAHALNGKNALQGMIRLQRSF; encoded by the coding sequence ATGAACATTAAATCCCTCTTTTTAAGCTCTACAGCAGCTCTTTTAGCAATCTCTGGAGCCCATGCTGCTTCAACAGCCACTGCAGAACCAGAGCCTGTAGAACACATTCGCGTTTGCAATGCCTATGGTAAAGGATATTTCTATATCCCTGGAACAGAAACCTGCATGCGTTTATCAGGAAATGTCCGTGCTGATTTTCTAAGCGGTGATAACATAAATGCAATAACCGATGCTCAGTTAGCTAACCAAAAGAAAACCTATGGTGCATCAGCACGATTAACTCTTGTTTTTCAAGCTGCTTCTGAAACAGAATTAGGAACTCTTCGTTCTTATGCCCGTATCTACTCAAACTGGGGGAATGGAGAAGACAACGCTGGTGCAAAACTTTCAGCTGCTTACATTGAACTTGGTGGTTTTCGTGTAGGTCTTGACGATACAATTTTCAACAGCTGGACTGGTGGCTATGGTAACGTTATAAATGACGACAGTATAGCTCCAGCAGGAACAACACGTACCAATTTCATTTCTTACACCTTTAGTGGTGACACCGGACTTTCTGCTATTATCGGAGCTGAATTAGGCAATGCTTCAGGTCCTGATCTTGAAAAAAATCAATTCTTCTACATTGATAAAAATAATAAAATTACTAGTGTTCCCCAAGACAGTCTTCCAAGTAAAGGAATAAAAAATTACACCCCAAATCTGGTTTTCGGTATAAAATTTATGCAAAAATGGGGAGGCTTTTCTACAGTCGCTGCATATGATGCTTATTATAAAAAATGGGCTGGTAAGGTGCGTGTAGATTTCAATGTAAACGATCATTTCAATCTATGGGTAATGGCAGGCTATAAAAATAACGTTGATTACTACACAGTAGCTGCAAACAATACACTATCACGACAAAACACAACAATTTATGCAAATTGGGGAGGAAAATGGGCTGCTTGGGCTGGTGCAACTTACAAACTCACTCCAAAAGCAAATTTAAACGCTCAAGTTTCTTATAGCGCTGTAAAAACCTTTGCAACTTCTGTAAATATTGCATACACACTGATTCCAGGATTTGTTATCACACCTGAACTTACCTACATTTCGTGGAACGATGATCGCACTTTCAGGAACGCAACTAATGATAATACATATGCACATGCTCTGAATGGTAAAAATGCTTTGCAAGGTATGATCCGCTTACAGCGTTCATTTTAA
- a CDS encoding 2,3-bisphosphoglycerate-dependent phosphoglycerate mutase, producing the protein MGRTLVLIRHGQSEWNLKNLFTGWKDPDLTEKGRAEAIVAGKKLKEADLKFDIAYTSTLQRAQKTALHILEQMGQSNLKLIKTSALNERNYGDLSGLNKDEVRHKWGEEQVQIWRRSYTIAPPNGESLRDTGARIWPYYLYHIQPHILRSQTVLVAAHGNSLRALIMALEGLNGEEIISQELATGIPMIYTFNSDSTISSKTIMAS; encoded by the coding sequence ATGGGGCGCACACTTGTATTAATCCGTCATGGACAAAGTGAATGGAATCTCAAAAACCTTTTTACTGGTTGGAAAGATCCCGATTTGACAGAAAAAGGTCGTGCTGAAGCAATAGTGGCAGGAAAGAAACTTAAAGAAGCTGATTTAAAATTTGATATCGCTTATACATCTACCTTACAACGAGCACAAAAAACGGCTTTGCACATCTTAGAACAAATGGGACAATCAAATTTAAAACTGATAAAAACTTCTGCATTGAATGAACGTAATTATGGTGATCTCTCTGGTTTAAATAAAGATGAAGTACGCCACAAATGGGGAGAAGAACAAGTGCAAATATGGCGTCGTTCCTACACTATTGCCCCCCCAAATGGAGAAAGTCTACGCGATACTGGAGCTCGTATTTGGCCCTATTATCTTTATCATATCCAACCACATATTTTGCGTTCTCAAACTGTTTTAGTAGCAGCACACGGCAACTCTCTTCGTGCTCTTATAATGGCGCTTGAAGGTCTAAACGGTGAAGAGATTATTTCTCAAGAATTAGCAACTGGCATTCCTATGATTTATACATTTAATTCTGACTCAACAATTTCATCAAAAACAATTATGGCCTCTTAA